A genomic window from Triticum urartu cultivar G1812 chromosome 7, Tu2.1, whole genome shotgun sequence includes:
- the LOC125521599 gene encoding 7-deoxyloganetin glucosyltransferase-like isoform X1, translating into MEIGLLAPGERPHAVMIPYPAQGHVTPMLKLGKLLHARGFHVTFVNNEFNHRRLLRSQSADTLRGLPAFRFAAIADGLPPSDREATQDIPALCYSTMTTCLPRFKELIVKLNEEAGASGGALPPVTCVVADSVMSFGLRAARELGLRCATLWTASACGFMGYNHYKDLLDRGLFPLKEEAQLSNGYLDTTIDWIPAMPKDMRLRDLPTFLRATDPDDIMFNFFVHETAAMSQASAVVINTWDELDSPLLDAMSKLLPPIYTVGPLHLTVRNNVPEESPLAGIGSNLWKEQDAPLRWLDGRPPRSVVYVNFGSITVMSKEHLLEFAWGLANTGYTFLWNVRPDLVKGDDEAALPPEFSAAIEGRSMLSTWCPQEKVLEHEAVGVFLTHSGWNSSLEGICGGVPMVCWPFFAEQQTNCRYKCTEWGIGMEIGDDVRRTEVEAMIREVMEGEKGREMRQRVIELQKSAVASARPGGRSMRNVDRLIHEVLLA; encoded by the exons ATGGAGATCGGGTTGCTGGCACCGGGTGAGAGGCCGCACGCCGTGATGATCCCCTACCCGGCGCAGGGCCACGTCACGCCGATGCTGAAGCTGGGCAAGCTGCTCCACGCCAGGGGCTTCCACGTCACCTTCGTCAACAACGAGTTCAACCACCGCCGCCTGCTGCGCTCCCAGTCCGCCGACACGCTACGTGGCCTGCCCGCGTTCCGGTTCGCCGCTATCGCCGATGGCCTTCCGCCGTCCGACCGCGAGGCCACGCAGGACATCCCTGCGCTGTGCTACTCTACCATGACCACCTGCCTCCCCAGGTTCAAGGAGCTCATCGTCAAGCTCAACGAGGAGGCCGGGGCCTCCGGTGGCGCGCTGCCGCCTGTAACCTGCGTGGTGGCGGATAGCGTCATGAGTTTTGGCCTTCGAGCGGCGCGGGAGCTCGGCCTCCGCTGCGCCACGCTCTGGACCGCCAGCGCGTGTGGTTTCATGGGCTACAACCACTACAAGGATCTACTCGACCGTGGGCTCTTCCCTCTCAAAG AAGAGGCGCAGTTGAGCAATGGATACTTGGACACGACCATCGACTGGATACCGGCGATGCCCAAGGACATGCGGCTACGTGACCTCCCGACCTTCTTGCGTGCCACGGACCCCGATGATATCATGTTCAACTTCTTCGTCCATGAGACGGCGGCCATGTCACAGGCCTCGGCGGTGGTCATCAACACATGGGACGAGCTCGACTCACCCCTGCTCGACGCCATGTCCAAACTCCTGCCGCCTATCTACACAGTGGGGCCGCTCCATCTCACGGTCCGCAACAACGTACCGGAGGAGAGCCCCCTCGCCGGCATTGGGTCCAACCTGTGGAAGGAGCAGGACGCGCCCCTTCGGTGGCTCGACGGCCGGCCGCCGCGCTCCGTGGTCTACGTCAATTTCGGGAGCATCACGGTGATGTCCAAGGAGCATTTGTTGGAGTTCGCGTGGGGGCTGGCCAACACAGGCTACACCTTCCTGTGGAACGTGCGGCCTGACCTCGTCAAGGGTGACGACGAGGCCGCACTTCCGCCGGAGTTCTCTGCGGCGATCGAGGGGCGGAGCATGCTCTCGACGTGGTGCCCACAGGAGAAGGTGCTAGAGCATGAGGCCGTAGGGGTGTTTCTCACACACTCCGGTTGGAACTCATCGCTCGAGGGCATCTGCGGCGGCGTTCCGATGGTGTGCTGGCCCTTCTTCGCGGAGCAGCAGACCAACTGTCGCTATAAGTGCACGGAGTGGGGCATCGGGATGGAGATTGGGGATGATGTGAGAAGGACCGAGGTGGAAGCCATGATACGGGAGGTCATGGAGGGGGAGAAGGGCCGAGAGATGCGACAACGCGTGATTGAGCTCCAGAAGAGTGCAGTGGCCTCCGCACGGCCTGGCGGAAGGTCCATGCGCAATGTTGATAGGCTCATCCACGAGGTGCTGCTGGCTTGA
- the LOC125521599 gene encoding 7-deoxyloganetin glucosyltransferase-like isoform X2, giving the protein MEIGLLAPGERPHAVMIPYPAQGHVTPMLKLGKLLHARGFHVTFVNNEFNHRRLLRSQSADTLRGLPAFRFAAIADGLPPSDREATQDIPALCYSTMTTCLPRFKELIVKLNEEAGASGGALPPVTCVVADSVMSFGLRAARELGLRCATLWTASACGFMGYNHYKDLLDRGLFPLKEAQLSNGYLDTTIDWIPAMPKDMRLRDLPTFLRATDPDDIMFNFFVHETAAMSQASAVVINTWDELDSPLLDAMSKLLPPIYTVGPLHLTVRNNVPEESPLAGIGSNLWKEQDAPLRWLDGRPPRSVVYVNFGSITVMSKEHLLEFAWGLANTGYTFLWNVRPDLVKGDDEAALPPEFSAAIEGRSMLSTWCPQEKVLEHEAVGVFLTHSGWNSSLEGICGGVPMVCWPFFAEQQTNCRYKCTEWGIGMEIGDDVRRTEVEAMIREVMEGEKGREMRQRVIELQKSAVASARPGGRSMRNVDRLIHEVLLA; this is encoded by the exons ATGGAGATCGGGTTGCTGGCACCGGGTGAGAGGCCGCACGCCGTGATGATCCCCTACCCGGCGCAGGGCCACGTCACGCCGATGCTGAAGCTGGGCAAGCTGCTCCACGCCAGGGGCTTCCACGTCACCTTCGTCAACAACGAGTTCAACCACCGCCGCCTGCTGCGCTCCCAGTCCGCCGACACGCTACGTGGCCTGCCCGCGTTCCGGTTCGCCGCTATCGCCGATGGCCTTCCGCCGTCCGACCGCGAGGCCACGCAGGACATCCCTGCGCTGTGCTACTCTACCATGACCACCTGCCTCCCCAGGTTCAAGGAGCTCATCGTCAAGCTCAACGAGGAGGCCGGGGCCTCCGGTGGCGCGCTGCCGCCTGTAACCTGCGTGGTGGCGGATAGCGTCATGAGTTTTGGCCTTCGAGCGGCGCGGGAGCTCGGCCTCCGCTGCGCCACGCTCTGGACCGCCAGCGCGTGTGGTTTCATGGGCTACAACCACTACAAGGATCTACTCGACCGTGGGCTCTTCCCTCTCAAAG AGGCGCAGTTGAGCAATGGATACTTGGACACGACCATCGACTGGATACCGGCGATGCCCAAGGACATGCGGCTACGTGACCTCCCGACCTTCTTGCGTGCCACGGACCCCGATGATATCATGTTCAACTTCTTCGTCCATGAGACGGCGGCCATGTCACAGGCCTCGGCGGTGGTCATCAACACATGGGACGAGCTCGACTCACCCCTGCTCGACGCCATGTCCAAACTCCTGCCGCCTATCTACACAGTGGGGCCGCTCCATCTCACGGTCCGCAACAACGTACCGGAGGAGAGCCCCCTCGCCGGCATTGGGTCCAACCTGTGGAAGGAGCAGGACGCGCCCCTTCGGTGGCTCGACGGCCGGCCGCCGCGCTCCGTGGTCTACGTCAATTTCGGGAGCATCACGGTGATGTCCAAGGAGCATTTGTTGGAGTTCGCGTGGGGGCTGGCCAACACAGGCTACACCTTCCTGTGGAACGTGCGGCCTGACCTCGTCAAGGGTGACGACGAGGCCGCACTTCCGCCGGAGTTCTCTGCGGCGATCGAGGGGCGGAGCATGCTCTCGACGTGGTGCCCACAGGAGAAGGTGCTAGAGCATGAGGCCGTAGGGGTGTTTCTCACACACTCCGGTTGGAACTCATCGCTCGAGGGCATCTGCGGCGGCGTTCCGATGGTGTGCTGGCCCTTCTTCGCGGAGCAGCAGACCAACTGTCGCTATAAGTGCACGGAGTGGGGCATCGGGATGGAGATTGGGGATGATGTGAGAAGGACCGAGGTGGAAGCCATGATACGGGAGGTCATGGAGGGGGAGAAGGGCCGAGAGATGCGACAACGCGTGATTGAGCTCCAGAAGAGTGCAGTGGCCTCCGCACGGCCTGGCGGAAGGTCCATGCGCAATGTTGATAGGCTCATCCACGAGGTGCTGCTGGCTTGA